Below is a window of Pirellulales bacterium DNA.
TCACGCCGAGCGCGTCGGCCACGTAGAGCCGGCCGCGATCGTCGAAGCCCGCCATCATGGGGTGGGAGACCAGCGGCGGCCCGGCGACCATCTCGACGGTGAAACCGTCGGGCACGTGGATCTCGGGAGGGGCCGCTGGGGCCTCGGCCGTCGGGGGCGATTCGGCCGAGGCGTCGTTGGATGGCGGAGCTTGGGCTCCAGAACCGGGGGACCTGGTTCCGCCCGCCAATGCTCCGGCGAGGAGCAGCGTCAAAGGGGCAGCCAGCCACCACGCACCGCGCGGCGGCGAGGAGAGCTTGTCCATGCCTGAGTACCTGGAGGATCGACGCGTCAAACCGTCTCGTGTCACCCTGGCGATGATAGGCTCGCGGCGCAGAGGGCTCAAGCAGACGGGACACTGCCCAGAAAATGGCGAACCAGAGACGCCACCCTAGCGGTGCCGCTAGTCGTGGGTAATCCAGGCATTCGGAAAGCGTTGCTGCAGCGCGAAGAGGCCGGCCTGGGTGACCTTGGTGTTGCGCAGGTGGAGCTCGCTGAGCTCGGGCAATCGATGCAGGCTGACGAGACCAGCATCGGTGATGGCGGTGCCCGACAGATTCAGATCGTAGAGCTTGTTGAGCTTGGCGAGGTGCGTCAGTCCGGCGTCGGTGATGGCGGTATGCGAGAGGTCGAGCGAGACCAGTTGTGTGAAGGGTTGGAGATGGGCCATCCCGGCGTCGGTAATACGAGTTCGCGCGAGTTCCAACGACGTGAGGGCCGTCAGGGGGGCGAGTGCCTTGAGCGCCGCATCGCCGATCCGCGTGCGCGTGAGATTCAAATCGGTGAGGCTAACGATCGCGCTGAGCGATTTCGCCGCCCCGTCGGAGATTTGCGTTTCGTCCAGTTGCAGGCTGTTGAGCCGCCCCAGTGAGGCCAAATGGGCCACGCCCGAATTGTTGGCCACCGACTGCGACAGGTCGAGCGATTCGAGCGACGGAAGATTGGCCACGTATTGCAGATCGTCGTTCTTGAAGCGTCCCCGCGAGAGCACGATGCCGTTCAGGCGATGGAGCCGTTGCAGATGTACTAGCGAGCCGGCGGCCAGCTTGAGGCCCGACAGATCGAGCCAGGTCAGACGTCGCGCGTTGGCCAGTGCGGCCAGGCCGGGTCCCTGCACCTTCGTGTCGCGGAGTTCCAGGTAGTTCAGCTTCCGCAGTTGCGACAGGTGCTGGAGTCCCTCGTCGCCGACCTTGGTGCCGGCCAGATTGAGCGATTCGAGCCGGTACCAGCGCGCGACGTGGGCGAGCGCCTCGCTTTGCAGCCGCGTGTCGCTCAACTCGACCGTAGCGAGCGATTTGAAGTTCGTCAGGTGTGCGAGGCCCGAGCCGTCGATATCAGCGCCGGACAGGTTGAGATAGCCGAGCTTTTCGAGGGTCGCCAGCGGCGCGAGGCCGGCATCGGTGATGCGTGTCTGGTCGAGATAGAGCTGCTCGAGCTGATCGAGCGGCGCGAGATACTTGAGCCCGGCGTCGGTGATGGCGGTATCGGTCAGCGACAGCAATTTGAGGCGTGGAAACTTCGCCAGATCCGCCAACTGTTCGTCGGTCACCTGGGTTTCGTCGAGCGTGATCCCGGTGATTGGTCGACCGGAATGATGCTCCTCGAGGATACCGACCTGTGGCTCGAAGTCGTTGTCGTAATCAATGCTGCCACCGAGGTACTCGAAGCGGCGCGCCGCGAGCTCGGCCGCGGAGGGGGCCGCGTCGAGTCTCAGCACGAGCTGCACGAATCCGGCGCAGAGCAACGTCGGCAGGGCCAGGATCGCCAAGACGATCAGCGTCCATCGCAGCGCGCGGTTCGACGAGCTTGTGCTGGCCGGGTCGGCCGCCGTGTAGTCGTATTGCGTGATCGTGTCCAACGCCGGTGCTCCTGCCTGTCTCCAGGAACACAGATTAACAGACGCAAGGCTCCGGATGAACGTGGAGCAGCGATTCTGTCCGGGCGCCAATCCGGCCAGCCGATCGAAGCCTGCCATGCCGTGGCCGCGGAGGTCCTCCGCAGCCACGGGTGGCAATTACGTGTCCTTGCTGGAGCGGCGCGAAACCGGAACTAGCGCCGCGGCTTGAGCACGACGACGCCCAAGGGGGGCAGCGTCAGTTCGAGTCGCGCCGGGCGGCCGTGGTGCGGCTCGGGCACCGAGAAGGCGCCGGGACCATTCCCCACGTTGCTGCCGGCGTAGTACATCGAGTCGCTATTGGCGACCTCTTCGAACCAGGCCACCTCGGGCACGCCGATGCAATAGTGCTGGCGCACGACGGGCGTAAAGTTGCACGCCACGACGAGGTAATTGTTCGGATCCTTCGCCTTGCGGATGTAGCTCAGCGTGCTTTCGTCGTACGAGTGGCAATCGATCCACTCGAAGCCGTGATGGTCGAAGTCGACCTCGAACAAGGCCGGCTCGCGGCGGTAGAGGTGATTCAGGTCGGCGACCCACTTCTGCAGGCCACGATGCGAATCCCACTGCAGCAGATCCCACTGTAGGCAGGTGTCGTGGTTCCACTCGTTCCACTGGCCGAACTCGCCCCCCATGAAGAGCAGCTTCTTGCCGGGGTGCGTCCACATGTAGCCGTAGAGCAGGCGCAGGTTGGCAAACCGCTGCCACAAGTCCCCCTGCATCTGGTCGAGCAACGATCCCTTGCCGTGGACTACTTCGTCGTGCGAGAGGGGCAGGATGAAGTTCTCGGTGAAGGCGTAGATCAAGCTGAACGTGAGCTCGTCGTGATGATACTTGCGGTGGATCGCTTCGTGGTGCATGTACTGGCGCGTGTCGTTCATCCAGCCCATGTTCCACTTCAGGCTGAACCCGAGCCCACCCAGGTAGGTGGGACGAGAAACGCTCGGCCAGGCGGTCGACTCTTCGGCGATCGTCAGCACGCCCGGGTGTTGCAGATGGATCTGCTCGTTGAACTCCTTGAGCAACGACACGGCGGGGAGATTCTCGCGACCGCCGAATTCGTTGGGGATCCACTCACCTTCGTTGCGACTGTAGTCCAGGTAGAGCATCGAGGCGACGGCGTCGACCCGCAGCCCGTCGATGTGGTACCGCTCGAGCCAGAAGAGGGCGTTCGACAAGAGGAAGTTGCGCACTTCGCAACGACCGTAGTTGAAGATCAACGTGCCCCAGTCGCGATGTTCGCCCTGGCGCGGGTCGGCATGCTCGTACAGGTGCGTGCCGTCGAACAGTCGCAAACCGTGGTCGTCGCGCGGGAAGTGGGCCGGCACCCAGTCGAGCACCACGCCGATGCCGTGCTGATGGCAGTAGTCGACGAAGTACATGAAATCGTCGGGGGTGCCGTAGCGCGACGTCGCGGCGAAGTAGCCGGTGGTCTGATATCCCCAACTCCCCGTGAAGGGGTGCTCGCTGATCGGCAACAGCTCGAGGTGGGTGTAGCCCATCTCGTGGCAATAGTCGACCAACTGGTGGGCGAGGTCGCGATAGCCGAGCCATTTCTCGGGCTGATCGGGGGAGCGGCGCCAGCTTCCCAGATGCACTTCGTAGAAGGACATCGGCGCGTCGAGCGCGTTGTGCCGCACGCGGTCGCGCATCCACTCATGGTCGTTCCACTGGTAGCGCTCCAGGTCGGCCACGATCGAGGCGGTGCGGGGGGGCACTTCGGCGGCAAAGCCGTACGGGTCGGATTTCTCTCGGTATTGTCCGTGATGCTTGATGCGATATTTGTACAGGGTGCCCATCTTGAGCCCGGGCACGAACAGCTCCCAGAACCCGGCGGGAATGTGCTTGCGCATCGGGTGGCGGCGGCCATCCCAATCGTTGAAATCGCCGACAACGCTCACGCCTTCGGCATTGGGCGCCCAGACGCAGAAGTTCACCCCTTCGACGTTGTCGATCATGCGGCGATGCGCGCCGAGCAGGTCGTAGCTCTTCCAGTGGCGGCCTTCGTTCAACAGGTATTTGTCGAACTCGGTGAGCAGGGGGGGGAAGGCGTAGGGGTCGTGCGTGGTGGTTTTCGCCCCCTTGCTGTCGGCCACTTGCAGGAGGTAGCGGGCCGGAGTTTCTTCGGCCGCCGGCGGGCAGACGGCCTCGTACAATCCGGCCGGGTGGATGCGGCGCATCGGTCGCAGGGCATTGCCGTGCGCGGCGTCGATCACCCAAGCCTGCGGCGCGTGCGGCAGAAAGGCACGGACGGCGAGCGCAGCGTGGCCATTCTCGATGATCGGATGGGGACCGAGCAGTTCGAACGGATTCTCGTGATGTCCCTCGAACAAACGGCTCGCGCTATCCAAATCGACGCTCGTACGCATCAAACTCTCCCGCGTGGCAATGGGACTCGAAACGCTCAGCGTCTCGACGTGATTTTCGGGCAGGGTAGTCGTTGCGCCTAGGAGGCCTGCGACGACTTTAACGGCAACTTTATGTCCAGCGCCGTCCGCTGGACCCGGCTCGATCAGGGCGATGCCGTGGCGGCCATCTGTTGGCAGCAGACGCCCGCCCGGGCAACTTACCTAACCGAGCCAGGGCTTCGACAGCAGGCCGGTTCCAAGCTGTTGGAACCAGAGCCGCACGGACTCGCCCGTTTCGTGCGCCGTCCGCTGGGTGCGGAGCGCGCCGCGACGTAGCCAGTTCCGCAGGCGGCGTCGCCGCGTGGGAAGCGCGGACGACGTGCTCGGCGGACGCTCGACGCCGGTGGGACGATCGGCGGAACGCGAGCCGACGAAACCCTGGTCATGCGGGGCATCGAATCGCCAGCAGCGGCAATCGACCCGATGGTAGCGCAACGCGCGATCGACGCGGCGCCACAGATCGGAGTCTTTGACCGGCACCATTTGGCCGAATTTCTCCCAGTTCCAGTCGGCGGCACGCCACTCGTCGAGACCGTGGGAAATTCCACGATTCACGTAGCGGCTGCGGGTGACGATCGTCACGCGCGACGGTTGGTCGAGGGCCTCGAGACCGCGCACGACACTCAGCAATTCGAGACGTTCGCCGGCTATTTCGGGCTCGTTGTCGTTCGCCTCGAACTTGTGCGAGCCGTCAACCGACTGCAACACAAAATGCCAGTGTCCCGAGCGCTCGCGACCTCGCGCCTCGGTGAAGAGAAGGTAATGGGGAGATTCCACTTGTGCACCGTCATAAGTAGGCAGTTTTCGGCACCAGGCGCCCGGAAAGCATGTGGGCCAGGGGAACCCACGCTTGCCACTTGCTGGTCTCGGACGGCACGATTTTTGGCGAGCGACTGGGCCGGATTGCCCTCGGGCATCCATCCGCGCTGCGGCAGTCGACAGGCAACTCGCGCCGGCCAGGTAACCGCCGGGAGGGCTGTTACTTACCACGAACGTGGTTCCCTCGGGTGATGCGCTGCGTGGCGGAGTTCAGCTGGGTCCGCGCCGCTGCGATCGGGGCCGCTCGTGTTTGACCATTTTATCTTATCGGTGAAGTCTCGCTGTGTTCTCTAGTTTTGCTGTTGCGAATCTCGACCTATTTTGCGCAGCTTCCGGAGGGTGACTGTCGGCGGCGCGATTTGTTAAACTCACATCCCGATTCTGTCCAACTACCGCTTTTCTCCCGTATGCGTTGAGACAACATCATGCCCGGCAAGAAGATCCTGATGCTCGTGGGGGACTACGTCGAGGACTATGAGGCGATGGTGCCGTATCAGTTGTTGTTGGCGGCGGGGCACTCGGTCGACGTGGTCTGTCCGGGCAAGCGATCGGGCGAGTCGGTGAAGACGGCCATTCATGATTTTGAGGGAGACCAGACCTACTCGGAGAAACGCGGTCATAACTTTGTCGTGACCGCGAACTTCGACGAGGTGCGCCCCGAGCAGTACGACGGGCTGATCGTGCCGGGGGGAAGGGCGCCGGAATATCTGCGGCTCGATCCCCGGGTGCTCGAGATCGTGCGGCACTTCGGCGACGCGCGCAAGGCGATCGCTTCGCACTGTCATGGCCCGCAGGTGTTGGCGGCGGCAGGCATCTTGAAGGGTCGCCGGGCCATGGCTTATCCGGCCCTCGAACCCGATCTCGTGCAATGCGGCTGCCAATGGGTGAAGCCGGGCGAAGGGTTCACCGACGCGCATACCGACGGCAACCTGGTGACGGCCGCCGCATGGCCCGCGCATCCGGCGATGATGCGGGCCTTCTTGGAAGTGCTCGGCGCGCCGCTCGCGCGTTAGTGCAAACGCTCGGCGGCGGGAGTGCGATTATTCCGGACCTGGCATGACCAGGTAGAGCAGGATGTAGGCGAGCATGCCGGGAAAGGCGGCCGACATGACCGAGATCAGCACATAGAGAATCCGCACCGCGGTGGGGCTCCAACCGAGCCAGTCGGCAATACCGCCGCAGACACCGGCTAAGATGCAGTGTTCGCTCGATCGACGAAGTGCGTTCGTGTCTGGCATGGCGCGTAGCTTAGCACGCGCGGCCACAACATGGCAAATTAAACGATCCCAGGTGCTGGTTCCACTTCACTTTAAACCGGAGCAGTCCTGGCAGGTTGCGCCAGTGGGGAACAGCAAAATCCGTCGACGCGTCAGCCGCGGTCTCGGTTGCGGGAACTCGAAACCACGGCCGACGGCGTCGACCATTGACCGTCGTCGGTGGCTCCACTGGGCCAGGAGCCCGAGACCGACGGCCTTGTGTATCCCTCAACGCGGTTAGGCGACGAGGCGCATCATGGGCGTGCCGATACCGATCGCCTCGATGAACTCCTCGAAGATGCGCAGGTCGAGCGCAGTGGCCGATTCGCTCTCGGGGTGGAACTGCGTGCCCACGGCGAACCAGTCGGGGATGTCGCTCTCGATCGCCTCGATCACGCCATCGGGGCAGGTCGCGGTGACGCGGAAGCCCGGGGCCACCATGTCGATCGCCATGTGGTGGTAGCTGTTCACGCGCAGCTCGCCTTCGCCGTAGATGCGCTCCATGAGCGAGCCGGGCACGACTTCCAGGGCATGGCGATGGGCCGGGTCGATCGGGTCGAGGTGGGGTAGCGCCTTGGGCATATCCTCGGGCACGTGCAGGAACAGGTTGCCCCCTTGGGCGACATTGAGCAGTTGCATCCCGGCGCCGATGGCAAGCACGGGCATGTGGCGCTGGGCGATTTCGCGGACCAGCAGCCGATCGAACTTCTCGCGGCGGCCATCGAGCAGGCGCATCGAGGGATGGACCATGAAGCCGTCGTGGCGCGGATCGAGGTCGGCACCACCCACCAGCACGAAGCCGTCGACGGCGTCGAGCACTTGCGAGAGGTCCTCTTCTTCCTCGAGCGGCGGCAGGACGACCGGCACGCCCCCGGCGCGGGCGATCGAATCGTAGTAGCCCGCCTGGACGAAGCTAAAGGCGGGAGAATCCTTCTTGGCACTGCGGTAATCGGCATTCAGACC
It encodes the following:
- the glgB gene encoding 1,4-alpha-glucan branching protein GlgB codes for the protein MRTSVDLDSASRLFEGHHENPFELLGPHPIIENGHAALAVRAFLPHAPQAWVIDAAHGNALRPMRRIHPAGLYEAVCPPAAEETPARYLLQVADSKGAKTTTHDPYAFPPLLTEFDKYLLNEGRHWKSYDLLGAHRRMIDNVEGVNFCVWAPNAEGVSVVGDFNDWDGRRHPMRKHIPAGFWELFVPGLKMGTLYKYRIKHHGQYREKSDPYGFAAEVPPRTASIVADLERYQWNDHEWMRDRVRHNALDAPMSFYEVHLGSWRRSPDQPEKWLGYRDLAHQLVDYCHEMGYTHLELLPISEHPFTGSWGYQTTGYFAATSRYGTPDDFMYFVDYCHQHGIGVVLDWVPAHFPRDDHGLRLFDGTHLYEHADPRQGEHRDWGTLIFNYGRCEVRNFLLSNALFWLERYHIDGLRVDAVASMLYLDYSRNEGEWIPNEFGGRENLPAVSLLKEFNEQIHLQHPGVLTIAEESTAWPSVSRPTYLGGLGFSLKWNMGWMNDTRQYMHHEAIHRKYHHDELTFSLIYAFTENFILPLSHDEVVHGKGSLLDQMQGDLWQRFANLRLLYGYMWTHPGKKLLFMGGEFGQWNEWNHDTCLQWDLLQWDSHRGLQKWVADLNHLYRREPALFEVDFDHHGFEWIDCHSYDESTLSYIRKAKDPNNYLVVACNFTPVVRQHYCIGVPEVAWFEEVANSDSMYYAGSNVGNGPGAFSVPEPHHGRPARLELTLPPLGVVVLKPRR
- a CDS encoding DJ-1/PfpI family protein — protein: MPGKKILMLVGDYVEDYEAMVPYQLLLAAGHSVDVVCPGKRSGESVKTAIHDFEGDQTYSEKRGHNFVVTANFDEVRPEQYDGLIVPGGRAPEYLRLDPRVLEIVRHFGDARKAIASHCHGPQVLAAAGILKGRRAMAYPALEPDLVQCGCQWVKPGEGFTDAHTDGNLVTAAAWPAHPAMMRAFLEVLGAPLAR
- a CDS encoding PspC domain-containing protein; this encodes MPDTNALRRSSEHCILAGVCGGIADWLGWSPTAVRILYVLISVMSAAFPGMLAYILLYLVMPGPE
- a CDS encoding gamma-glutamyl-gamma-aminobutyrate hydrolase family protein translates to MKRKPLIGLNADYRSAKKDSPAFSFVQAGYYDSIARAGGVPVVLPPLEEEEDLSQVLDAVDGFVLVGGADLDPRHDGFMVHPSMRLLDGRREKFDRLLVREIAQRHMPVLAIGAGMQLLNVAQGGNLFLHVPEDMPKALPHLDPIDPAHRHALEVVPGSLMERIYGEGELRVNSYHHMAIDMVAPGFRVTATCPDGVIEAIESDIPDWFAVGTQFHPESESATALDLRIFEEFIEAIGIGTPMMRLVA